The genomic region GGCATCGTGAAGAACAGAAAGGATAAGAATCCTGCTGTGACATTTTCCCGCATTCTGGACAAGGGCGCAATGGGCGCCGTGGTGTTGATTGTTCCTGCATCACTTCTCCTTTTTATAAATTTCGCTTCTCCTTATACATCATCCTCCTTCTTTTCACCTCCTCAAATTCATCCTCTCCAATCAAAACCCACAAGCACACACTCATACCACCCTCACACTCCACATCTCTCTTCTCCCTGCTTAAACCTACCCCACACATCATTCTCCCGCTTCCTCTTCCAAAGCCACCAGCACGTACACCACACTTCTCTAGCTCCCACCCCCTTCATCCACAAACCCTCCTTACAACTTTGCCCCCAGCTCTCTCTCACTCACACTTTCCACCACCCCAAGCACCCCCCCGCATCATTCCCCTTTCAAACCTACCTCTCAAACCAAAGCCCCCGGCATCCCCCCAGCACTCTCCCACCCTCACTGCCACTACCCCACACAAGGACTCAACGCTTCTCTCTCAACACTCCCTTCACCCTACAGTGCCTCCTCTTCTCACATTGTCCACCACCCCCAACCCCTCTTCATCCACAGATCCTCCCCTCGCAGATCCCCTTCTCATCCAAAAACCCTTCCTACAACCCGCCCCAGCACTCTCCCTCTCGCACATCAATCTGCCTTCAAATCTACCTCTCAAATCAAAGCCCCCAGCATCCCCTCAGCATTCATTCCTCCACACTGGTGTAACTCACCCACTCTACAGAGCACACCCCTCTTCACAACTTTGTCCCCAGCTCTCCCCCACTCCTATTATCCCACGCAAGCACTCAAAACTTCTTTCACAAATACTCTCTTCACCCTACAGTGCCTCCTTTTCTCACATTGTCCACCACCCCCAACTCCTCTTCATCCACAAACCCTCCCCTCGCAGATCCCCTTCTCATCCACAAACCCTTCCTACAACCCGCCCCAGCACTCTCCCCCTAGATCAACCATCTCAAACCAAAGCCCCCGATTCTCCCCAGTATTCCCCACACACTGATACAACCACCCCCCTTCTCATCCACAGATCCTCCCTACAACCTTTCCCTCAGCACTTTCCCACCCGCACTACCACTGCCTCACACAAAACGCACCCTTTCCTTCCTCATCCCCAACTCTCTCTCGCCCCTTCCTCCAACACCCTTCCACAATACAACGAACCCAACCCTCATCACCCAGCATTCACGGCACACCATTCCCCTTCTCATCCACAAACCCTTCCTACAACCCGCCCCAGCACTCTCCCTCTCGCACATCAATCTGCCTTCAAACCTACCTCTCAAATCAAAGCCCCCAGTATCCCCCAGCACTCTCCCACCCTCACTGCCACTACCCCATACAAGCGCTCAACGCTTCTCCCTCAAACACTCCCTTCACCCTAAACGCCTCTTCTTCTCACACTTTCCACCACCCCCAACCCCTTCTCATCCACAAACCCTCCCTACAACCTTGCCCTCAGCACTTTCCCACCCGCACATCAATCTGCCTTCAAACCTACCTCTCAAACCAAAGCCCCGGCATCCCCCCAGCATTTCTCCACACTGATGCAACTAACCCACTCCACAGAGCACACACCTCCCTTTTCCCTTTATTCCCACACATCACCTCCCTTTCGTGCACCACTCCCCACCACACAATACCTTCTTACCCCACACTACCACCCTTCTTTATGCTATCTAAGCAGCACCTTAGCCTCCTCATTTTTAAAGTATATTTTAAGCCCACTTGGAGAGAACAGGGTAATGATAAGATGTTAAGAGATCCATTGTTTGAGCCAATGGCAAACCAACCACATTGGAATAAGAACCAGAAATATTGGTAACAAAAGCCCCAGCTTTGCCTTGAATAGCATAACCACCAGCTTTTCCTTCCCATTCCTGGCAAGCTAGATAAGCCTCAATCATTGAAGGGGTCAAACATCGAAAACGAACAC from Bartonella schoenbuchensis R1 harbors:
- the yacG gene encoding DNA gyrase inhibitor YacG, with the protein product MQEQSTPRRPLRPCPECGKMSQQDSYPFCSSRCRAIDLNRWLSGAYILPPPPHNTDEEE